Proteins encoded in a region of the Populus nigra chromosome 3, ddPopNigr1.1, whole genome shotgun sequence genome:
- the LOC133688963 gene encoding uncharacterized protein LOC133688963: MASRYNSYDSRSSTTSYFSDPSSSAELSYKHSTSRAIVKSKPADLSKIKVKNNGNDHNLSKMVKKFMEKKSVSSASSKGSSSKAVGLVIPSDLIAEDLKKTARKGTGFMGLQKKLFGTENKKEKKEVKALTEVKVNSNTRTLAMVLKSERELLSANKEQELEIDKLKLMLEDKNREVEKLKDLCLKQREEVRSLKSSLLFPDAMNSQLQELLKQRGSELKQAKQLIPTLQMQVTSLTGQLQCLAEDLAEVKADKYARAHIQYHGSSPGTPTYDHEETANSLEFSSCDGATPGSPDDTFLKDFNPCLTPYCAKKKSKEFEAMGYESSLDGSLSGSNTQMSNELSFSSRVRKLSKSSDCYQNSNTGSTMTRATRRSDESKGAYRKQMQQQRHF, encoded by the exons ATGGCTTCTCGCTACAATTCCTACGATTCAAGGTCCTCAACCACCTCATACTTCTCAGACCCATCTTCATCCGCTGAGCTAAGCTACAAACACTCAACTTCACGCGCAATTGTCAAGTCCAAACCAGCAGATTTGTCAAAAATCAAGGTAAAAAACAATGGAAATGATCACAATTTAAGCAAAATGGTGAAGAAATTCATGGAGAAGAAATCAGTATCTTCTGCGTCGAGTAAAGGGTCATCGAGTAAGGCTGTGGGGTTGGTGATTCCATCGGATCTAATAGCTGAGGACTTGAAAAAGACTGCGAGGAAAGGAACTGGTTTTATGGGGTTGCAGAAGAAGTTATTTGGAACAGAAAATAAGAAGGAGAAAAAGGAAGTGAAGGCGTTGACAGAGGTGAAAGTGAATAGTAATACAAGGACTTTAGCTATGGTTTTGAAGAGTGAGAGAGAGCTTTTGAGTGCTAATAAAGAACAAGAATTGGAGATTGATAAGCTTAAGTTGATGCTTGAAGATAAGAATAGAGAA GTTGAGAAGTTGAAAGATTTGTGCTTGAAGCAAAGAGAAGAGGTTAGGTCATTAAAAAGTTCATTACTTTTTCCTGACGCAATGAATTCTCAGCTTCAAGAGTTATTGAAGCAGCGAGGATCAGAATTGAAGCAAGCCAAACAACTCATTCCAACTCTTCAGATGCAGGTCACTTCCCTTACAGGACAATTGCAATGCCTTGCAGAGGATCTTGCTGAG GTGAAGGCAGATAAATATGCAAGGGCACATATCCAATATCATGGCAGCTCACCAGGGACACCAACGTATGATCATGAAGAAACTGCAAATTCCTTA GAGTTTAGCTCTTGCGACGGTGCAACCCCGGGTAGTCCAGATGACACGTTTCTTAAGGATTTTAATCCATGTTTAACGCCCTATTGCGCCAAGAAAAAGTCCAAG GAATTCGAGGCAATGGGCTACGAGTCTTCGCTTGATGGGAGCTTATCCGGGAGCAATACACAAATGAGCAATGAACTTAGCTTCAGCTCTCGTGTCAGGAAGTTATCCAAAAGTTCAGACTGTTACCAGAATTCCAACACAGGAAGCACAATGACCCGGGCAACTCGCAGGTCAGATGAAAGCAAAGGAGCATACAGAAAGCAAATGCAGCAGCAAAGACATTTCTAG
- the LOC133688878 gene encoding uncharacterized protein LOC133688878, producing MTTSKRLSERKVAKFHKNITKRGSVPETSTKKGYDYPVGPILLGFFVFVVIGSSLFQIIRTASSGGMA from the exons ATG ACAACTTCCAAGCGCCTTTCGGAGAGGAAAGTGGCAAAGTTTCACAAGAATATCACTAAGAGAGGATCTGTTCCTGAAACTTCGACAAAGAAAGGATATGACTACCCAGTTGGGCCAATACTACTTGGATTCTTTGTCTTTGTGGTAATTGGATCAT CTCTTTTTCAGATAATCAGGACAGCATCTAGTGGTGGGATGGCCTAA